In Aquimarina sp. TRL1, a single window of DNA contains:
- a CDS encoding outer membrane beta-barrel protein — MKGELQQFLCLVLLINTLFGIHRLKAQQAKVITGGIKGVIVDASTQSPIPYATIVVKSKQDQITLTGGISNDKGKFEIEAISSGDIVVLIQFIGYKTIRREISLKNTIEDMGILSLSEEAQALASVDIIAERSTIEQRIDRKVINVGKDLTTAGASAADIMSNIPSVDVDQDGNVSLRGNTNVQVFIDGKPTNISSDQLLQQIPSTSIKKIELITNPSAKYTPEGMSGIINVVLRKEVTTGFNGSVNTGFIVWDHIQFNGSTDLNYKTGDINIYGSYGTNLRKRRVIGNIRRPLDASNEDWYSNRDGNSQLFKIGLDYTIGKKSKLSLYTNQNIFENDILADNQVSFTGATAFINQHYTSLRENTNASYNIDFKQEFNKGQTLEFEADYNRYKGSDNADFSVGNEQGSNIYLEDVSDTRDNTVLNLDYVYPISKKTTLEIGAEARLQEIDNTFMTTNLHNEDATYSYSRDIYSLYTTFGQNLGKWSYQLGARFENYEATGDFKESNKEPQLFEDVIFSIYPSAFIKYTPNIETQNNSYQLSYSRRVDRPGLNQITPIRVWSSARVTNVGNPSLNPQFTNSIEANYTRRLPKGSITTGIFYRSISDEITRFAFQDPELPAQILFSYNNYKDNTAYGFEISGSYKPFSWWNGNVSFDVYAQTQKGVTEGEEIAVDNVLYNMRMTHSFKVNKKFSLQLFGMYRGANDNLQYETKALYFVNAGARYSFANRSGTVSLNMNDVFNTQQFSFNAYRPITQIGTFNWNSRTVYLGLSYRFGKKHTGLKRKKRDANEKKGGDFL; from the coding sequence ATGAAAGGAGAATTACAACAGTTCTTATGCTTGGTATTGCTCATTAATACATTATTTGGAATCCATAGGTTGAAAGCACAGCAAGCAAAAGTAATAACAGGAGGGATTAAAGGAGTTATAGTAGATGCAAGTACCCAAAGTCCTATTCCATATGCGACTATTGTAGTAAAATCAAAACAGGATCAAATTACTCTTACCGGAGGGATTTCTAATGATAAAGGGAAGTTTGAAATCGAAGCGATCTCTTCAGGAGATATTGTGGTGTTGATTCAGTTTATTGGATATAAAACGATTCGCAGAGAAATTAGCCTGAAGAATACCATTGAAGATATGGGAATCCTTTCTCTTTCTGAAGAAGCACAAGCCTTGGCAAGTGTGGATATTATAGCAGAACGTTCTACAATAGAACAGCGAATAGACCGTAAAGTAATTAATGTAGGAAAAGATCTGACCACTGCAGGAGCTTCTGCAGCAGATATTATGAGTAATATACCATCAGTAGATGTTGATCAGGATGGGAATGTTTCCCTGAGAGGAAATACCAATGTCCAGGTATTCATAGATGGAAAGCCAACCAACATTAGTAGTGATCAACTATTACAACAGATTCCATCTACTTCTATCAAAAAAATAGAATTGATTACCAATCCTAGTGCGAAGTATACCCCAGAAGGAATGAGTGGAATTATTAATGTGGTTTTGCGCAAAGAAGTTACTACAGGTTTCAATGGGTCTGTAAATACGGGATTTATTGTATGGGATCATATACAGTTTAATGGGAGTACAGACCTTAATTATAAAACAGGAGATATCAATATATATGGAAGTTATGGAACAAACCTGAGAAAAAGAAGAGTGATCGGAAATATTCGTCGTCCTCTGGATGCATCCAATGAGGACTGGTATTCTAACAGAGATGGGAATTCACAGTTGTTTAAAATTGGGTTAGATTACACGATTGGCAAAAAAAGTAAATTGTCATTATATACAAATCAGAATATTTTTGAGAATGATATATTGGCGGATAATCAGGTGTCGTTTACTGGAGCTACAGCATTTATTAATCAGCATTATACTAGTCTCAGAGAAAATACAAATGCGAGTTATAATATTGATTTTAAACAGGAATTTAATAAAGGACAAACTCTGGAGTTTGAAGCAGATTATAATCGGTATAAGGGAAGCGATAATGCTGATTTTTCTGTAGGGAATGAGCAGGGAAGCAATATTTATCTGGAAGATGTTTCTGATACCCGTGATAATACGGTATTAAATCTGGACTACGTATATCCGATATCTAAGAAAACAACTTTGGAAATAGGAGCAGAAGCCAGATTACAGGAGATAGATAATACGTTTATGACTACAAATCTTCATAATGAAGATGCAACCTATAGTTACTCGAGAGATATTTATTCTTTGTATACCACTTTTGGACAAAATTTAGGAAAATGGAGTTATCAGTTGGGAGCGCGCTTCGAAAACTATGAAGCGACAGGGGATTTTAAGGAAAGTAATAAAGAGCCACAGCTTTTTGAAGATGTAATTTTTAGTATATATCCTTCTGCTTTTATCAAGTATACTCCTAATATAGAAACACAAAATAATTCTTATCAGCTCAGTTACAGCAGGCGAGTAGATCGTCCTGGTTTAAATCAGATTACTCCTATACGGGTATGGTCTTCTGCACGAGTTACTAATGTAGGAAATCCCAGTCTCAATCCACAGTTTACCAATTCGATTGAAGCTAATTATACCCGACGATTACCAAAAGGAAGTATTACCACAGGCATATTTTATCGCAGTATCTCTGATGAGATTACCCGGTTTGCATTTCAGGATCCGGAATTGCCTGCTCAAATTTTATTTTCCTATAATAATTATAAAGACAATACCGCTTATGGGTTCGAAATTTCCGGTAGTTATAAACCCTTTAGCTGGTGGAATGGCAATGTTAGTTTTGATGTATATGCACAAACCCAGAAAGGAGTTACTGAAGGAGAAGAAATAGCAGTTGATAATGTGTTATACAATATGCGAATGACCCATAGTTTCAAAGTGAATAAAAAATTCAGTTTACAGCTATTCGGGATGTATAGAGGGGCTAATGATAACTTGCAATATGAGACAAAGGCGCTCTATTTTGTCAATGCAGGAGCACGATACAGTTTTGCTAATCGTAGCGGGACTGTCAGTCTGAATATGAATGATGTGTTTAATACTCAACAATTCTCATTCAATGCATATCGACCAATTACACAAATAGGTACGTTTAACTGGAACAGCCGAACAGTATATTTAGGACTTTCTTATCGGTTTGGGAAAAAACACACCGGATTAAAACGAAAGAAACGAGATGCGAATGAGAAAAAAGGAGGAGATTTTTTATAA
- a CDS encoding thioredoxin family protein: MMSLFKKHSITGILYLLPLLIFSQKHEEIHWITFEQLDDSLKVKSKKVFIDFYTDWCVYCKKMDRVVFTKPEVIAKINKEYYAVKMNAEQKDTISFDGTNFINKHHKTKRNAIHDIPLLLASRKGYPFSLPAMVILDENFSVKKRFFEYLDSKKLLNAL, encoded by the coding sequence ATGATGTCGCTTTTTAAAAAACATAGTATTACTGGAATCTTATACTTGCTTCCATTATTGATTTTCTCTCAGAAACATGAAGAAATTCACTGGATCACATTTGAACAATTAGATGATTCTTTAAAAGTAAAATCCAAAAAAGTATTTATTGACTTCTATACTGACTGGTGCGTGTATTGCAAGAAAATGGATCGGGTGGTATTTACCAAACCGGAAGTAATTGCTAAAATTAACAAAGAATACTATGCCGTAAAAATGAATGCGGAGCAAAAAGACACCATCAGTTTTGACGGAACCAACTTTATCAATAAACATCACAAAACAAAACGAAATGCAATACACGATATCCCTTTACTACTTGCTAGTAGAAAGGGATATCCTTTTTCACTTCCAGCTATGGTCATTCTCGATGAAAATTTTAGCGTTAAAAAACGTTTTTTTGAATATCTGGACAGCAAAAAATTACTAAACGCTTTATAA
- a CDS encoding DUF2652 domain-containing protein has protein sequence MDKSLLFLPDISGFTEFVQTTEARHSEHVIAELLEVLIEANMLDLELAEIEGDALFFYKENEVPDAETLFAQVERMFTDFYSHLEVLKKNRICPCQACSLAPNLQLKIVIHSGVLQFINVKGKRKPFGNQVIEVHRLLKNDVPHDQYVLLSSSLADSIAVSEGFKNKLFTFYKGANEYDGKVLPYLYSEIEKEDLQLIPFSKGRTVNFDVLPSFVIKQQYPISATQLLEYITNYSYRHYWTEGVDKVTYNEEEVTRLGTEHVCVINGKHFDFTTVVKEGEPGQLVYGEYTTSLPPVDELYQFFVITPVTEQSCILELEVYITTKSWIKKMVLFLLVKKEIKKSGKQALHSLHEFVVSNSNAR, from the coding sequence ATGGACAAGTCATTATTATTTCTTCCGGACATTTCTGGTTTTACGGAGTTTGTACAAACAACAGAAGCCAGACATAGTGAACATGTTATAGCCGAATTATTAGAAGTACTTATAGAAGCTAATATGTTAGATTTGGAACTGGCAGAGATAGAAGGAGATGCGTTGTTTTTCTATAAAGAAAATGAGGTTCCGGATGCAGAAACGCTATTTGCTCAGGTGGAGCGTATGTTTACAGATTTTTACAGTCATTTGGAGGTATTGAAGAAAAACAGAATTTGTCCTTGCCAGGCCTGTTCTTTAGCACCAAACTTACAGCTGAAGATCGTTATCCATAGTGGAGTACTACAATTTATAAATGTCAAAGGAAAACGGAAACCTTTTGGGAATCAGGTAATCGAGGTACATCGATTATTGAAGAATGATGTGCCACATGATCAATATGTTTTATTGAGTTCATCTCTGGCAGATTCTATTGCTGTTTCGGAAGGTTTTAAAAACAAATTATTTACTTTTTACAAGGGAGCAAATGAATATGATGGGAAAGTACTTCCATATCTCTATTCAGAAATAGAAAAAGAAGACCTGCAATTAATTCCTTTTTCCAAGGGAAGAACAGTGAATTTTGATGTTTTACCAAGTTTTGTGATTAAGCAACAATATCCAATATCAGCAACGCAACTTTTAGAATATATTACAAACTATTCATATCGCCATTATTGGACTGAAGGTGTTGATAAGGTAACGTATAATGAAGAGGAAGTGACACGACTGGGAACTGAACATGTTTGTGTGATTAATGGCAAGCATTTTGACTTTACAACAGTCGTAAAGGAAGGAGAACCGGGACAGTTGGTTTATGGAGAGTATACGACGAGTTTACCACCGGTGGATGAGCTATATCAATTTTTTGTGATTACACCAGTCACCGAGCAATCCTGTATTTTGGAGCTGGAGGTATATATAACAACAAAGTCGTGGATAAAAAAAATGGTACTCTTTTTATTGGTAAAAAAAGAAATAAAAAAGAGTGGGAAACAGGCATTACATAGCCTACATGAATTTGTAGTTAGTAATAGTAATGCCCGTTAG
- a CDS encoding anhydro-N-acetylmuramic acid kinase yields the protein MAINTYHVIGLMSGTSLDGLDISFTRYEIIDDVWSFSLLESQSLPYTSQLKKSLQDSMHLTAFELIRFHNEYGTWLGKQVLQFIKTHKLEVDFIASHGHTVFHQPDKGVTYQIGSGQHLANASNYKVICDFRTNDVLHGGQGAPLVPIGDQLLFGAYDYCLNLGGFSNISYTAQQKRIAYDISPVNMMLNYLSSKIDMEYDHNGVVSQSGKIIPTLAKELDALPYYYQSPPKSLGKEWFTEIIIPLLEQYQAPVPDLLHTATLHIATQISNDIKRTCTKGKTSTLFITGGGAKNSFLINSLREKIKNIATVIIPEETIIDFKEAILFGFMGVLKERNEVNCLQSVTGASRDSSSGVIFFPA from the coding sequence ATGGCAATCAACACATATCATGTAATAGGACTGATGTCCGGAACTTCTTTGGATGGGTTAGATATTTCCTTTACCAGGTATGAAATAATTGACGATGTATGGTCCTTTAGCCTGTTAGAATCTCAAAGCCTGCCATATACATCTCAGTTAAAAAAATCTTTACAAGATAGTATGCACCTTACTGCTTTTGAGTTAATACGGTTTCATAATGAATATGGCACCTGGTTAGGGAAACAGGTTCTTCAGTTTATAAAAACCCATAAATTAGAAGTGGATTTTATAGCAAGTCATGGACATACTGTATTTCATCAACCAGATAAAGGGGTAACATATCAGATAGGCTCTGGACAACACTTGGCTAATGCTAGTAATTATAAGGTAATCTGTGATTTCAGAACGAATGATGTACTTCATGGAGGACAAGGAGCTCCTCTGGTACCTATTGGTGATCAGCTCTTATTTGGAGCATACGATTACTGCCTGAACCTGGGGGGATTTAGTAATATTTCATATACAGCTCAACAAAAGCGAATTGCTTATGATATCTCTCCCGTCAATATGATGCTTAACTACTTATCTTCCAAAATTGACATGGAATACGATCATAATGGTGTCGTTTCTCAATCCGGAAAAATCATTCCTACACTAGCAAAAGAACTCGATGCATTACCATATTATTACCAGTCTCCACCAAAATCATTAGGCAAAGAATGGTTTACAGAGATAATTATTCCCCTTTTAGAGCAATATCAAGCCCCTGTTCCTGATCTGTTACATACAGCAACACTACACATTGCCACGCAAATTAGTAATGATATCAAAAGAACATGCACCAAAGGAAAGACCTCTACCCTTTTTATTACTGGAGGGGGTGCAAAAAATAGTTTTTTGATAAACTCTCTTCGGGAAAAAATAAAAAACATCGCTACTGTAATCATTCCTGAAGAAACTATTATTGATTTTAAAGAAGCAATTTTATTTGGTTTTATGGGCGTA
- a CDS encoding tetratricopeptide repeat protein, whose protein sequence is MSTSELLHIENQWKVYTISGNALFSKGKFEKAIIHYTKAFSEASKLVRHMFSSLQFGIPIVSTFIISCNNLSNTYWEIGKLNEADTLYRRAIFFIVYLSENQNVHQNLDATIRREFPRVLLTYNAFCEKTDRRHKIADLLKEIQINKNYFH, encoded by the coding sequence ATGAGTACATCAGAATTACTTCATATAGAAAATCAATGGAAAGTATACACCATTTCCGGAAATGCCTTGTTTAGCAAAGGTAAATTTGAAAAAGCTATTATTCACTATACAAAAGCTTTTTCCGAAGCTTCCAAACTTGTTCGGCATATGTTTAGCAGCTTGCAATTTGGAATTCCCATTGTCTCCACTTTTATTATTTCTTGTAATAATTTATCCAATACCTACTGGGAAATAGGAAAGCTCAACGAGGCAGATACACTCTACAGACGTGCTATTTTCTTTATTGTATACCTATCCGAGAACCAAAACGTTCACCAAAATCTAGATGCCACTATCAGGCGTGAATTCCCCAGGGTTCTATTGACATATAATGCCTTTTGCGAAAAAACAGACCGTCGACATAAGATTGCAGATTTATTAAAAGAAATTCAGATCAATAAAAACTATTTTCATTAA
- a CDS encoding DinB family protein, translating to MKSSLLTLSILFFSMGYAQNTSETLPYHQIPDAPEQYSPGSVAARFIDGLGYRYYWATEGLTKKELDFSPSADARNAIETLEHIYDLSTTILNASLNRPNEKQADAPARTFAETRKQTLLNLQKASQLIRGKNEKELAALTIIFKRGDKEITYPYWNMMNGPIADAIYHVGQIVSFRRSAGNPMNPKVSVFTGKNRS from the coding sequence ATGAAATCATCACTTCTTACACTTTCTATTTTATTTTTTTCTATGGGATATGCACAAAATACCTCCGAAACATTACCCTATCATCAGATTCCGGATGCTCCAGAGCAATATAGTCCTGGTAGTGTCGCTGCTAGGTTTATTGACGGGCTAGGATATCGATATTACTGGGCTACTGAAGGGTTAACAAAAAAAGAACTGGATTTCTCTCCTTCTGCTGATGCCCGAAATGCCATTGAGACATTAGAACATATCTATGATCTATCTACCACTATTCTCAACGCTTCCTTAAACCGTCCTAATGAAAAACAAGCTGATGCACCTGCCCGTACATTTGCTGAGACTCGAAAACAAACCTTGCTGAATCTACAAAAGGCCAGTCAGCTTATTAGAGGTAAAAATGAAAAAGAACTTGCAGCCTTAACTATTATTTTCAAAAGAGGAGATAAAGAAATTACATATCCTTATTGGAATATGATGAATGGTCCCATTGCAGATGCTATTTACCATGTAGGACAGATCGTATCCTTTAGAAGAAGTGCTGGCAATCCTATGAATCCTAAAGTTAGTGTATTTACAGGAAAGAACCGTTCATAA
- a CDS encoding cytochrome ubiquinol oxidase subunit I produces MENLDAARLQMAFTLIFHIVFACIGMVMPFFMVVSHYKWLKTRDAVYLKLTKSWQKGVAIFFVTGAVSGTALSFELGLLWPEFMKHAGPIIGMPFSLEGAAFFVEAVALGFYLYGWNKLPEKFHWFTGVIIGLSGVSSGILVVAANGWMNAPSGFDYIDGEFLNIDPVQALLNPAWFTQALHMVLAAFTATGFAVAGVHAYQIYKKKKVAVHKKAFNIAITFGAIAAILQPISGDISAKDIAKRQPVKLAAMEAHYTTEKGVPLYIGGIVNPETQEVSYKIELPKMLSFLAFGDVNAEVKGLNDFPEDERPNVPVVHYSFQIMVGIGGLLMMIGIFYFISRKKKKWQQRTVYWLLFAIISPLGFIALEAGWIVTEVGRQPWIIHKIMKTKDAVTPMPGIVFSFYSYLVVYLLLTVAVTWLMTRQIKVLNSSK; encoded by the coding sequence ATGGAAAATCTTGATGCGGCAAGACTCCAAATGGCATTTACCCTAATATTTCATATTGTTTTTGCATGTATTGGGATGGTAATGCCTTTTTTTATGGTGGTATCTCATTATAAATGGTTAAAAACAAGAGATGCTGTTTATCTGAAACTTACCAAGTCCTGGCAAAAAGGGGTTGCTATTTTTTTTGTAACAGGTGCGGTTTCTGGTACAGCATTATCTTTCGAATTAGGTCTATTGTGGCCGGAATTTATGAAACATGCAGGTCCTATTATAGGAATGCCATTTTCATTAGAAGGGGCAGCCTTTTTTGTAGAAGCTGTCGCATTGGGGTTTTATTTATATGGGTGGAATAAGTTACCAGAAAAATTTCATTGGTTTACAGGAGTCATTATTGGATTGTCTGGGGTTTCTTCTGGGATATTAGTGGTAGCCGCCAATGGATGGATGAATGCCCCGAGCGGGTTTGATTATATTGATGGAGAGTTTTTAAATATTGATCCGGTACAAGCATTGCTTAATCCAGCCTGGTTTACACAAGCATTGCATATGGTACTGGCAGCGTTTACGGCAACTGGTTTTGCTGTAGCAGGAGTACATGCATATCAGATTTATAAAAAGAAAAAAGTAGCTGTTCATAAAAAGGCATTTAATATTGCCATTACTTTTGGTGCTATTGCAGCAATATTACAACCCATAAGTGGAGATATCTCAGCAAAAGATATCGCAAAAAGACAACCGGTAAAACTAGCAGCCATGGAGGCTCATTATACTACAGAAAAAGGAGTCCCTTTATATATAGGAGGAATTGTGAATCCAGAAACCCAGGAGGTATCTTATAAAATAGAACTCCCTAAGATGCTATCATTTTTGGCATTTGGAGATGTGAACGCAGAAGTAAAAGGGTTGAATGATTTTCCAGAAGATGAACGTCCCAATGTTCCGGTGGTTCATTATTCTTTCCAGATAATGGTAGGAATCGGAGGACTTTTAATGATGATAGGAATCTTTTACTTTATTTCCAGAAAAAAGAAAAAATGGCAACAACGTACAGTATACTGGTTGTTATTTGCAATCATTTCTCCTTTGGGGTTTATTGCGTTAGAGGCAGGTTGGATTGTAACAGAAGTTGGGCGCCAACCCTGGATTATTCATAAAATTATGAAAACTAAAGATGCTGTGACGCCAATGCCAGGTATCGTTTTTAGTTTTTACAGCTATCTGGTTGTTTATTTATTGTTGACAGTAGCAGTAACCTGGCTAATGACTCGACAAATTAAAGTGTTAAACTCTTCAAAGTAA
- a CDS encoding cytochrome d ubiquinol oxidase subunit II has product MLYVVLFFLFFALYLYVVLGGADYGAGIVELFSSVENQKITKKTIYRVMGPVWEANHIWIIIVIVILWVGFPQYYNIMVVHLHIPLTMMLLGVTLRGVAFVFRHYDAIVDDSQKLYDTLFKISSFITPMFLGMIFGGLVSGDIHLEAVNATTSFYDVFIQPWSSIFSILIGMFFTALCAFLSAVLLIGESEQEGKKMYVRKAMIATAVVFLVGGLVFGYGIYFEYTFIVKIIQTPFAIALLGISGILLVPMWFLIKGGNVIWSRFFAGLQVFLILLAAFIAHFPHIILVDGSSVSLLEKIAPDSVISTLAITLLIAGLIVLPGLFHLLKSFKMIKILEKNNP; this is encoded by the coding sequence ATGTTATACGTTGTTTTATTTTTCCTCTTTTTTGCTTTATATCTATACGTAGTGCTGGGAGGAGCTGATTATGGAGCAGGAATTGTAGAGTTATTCTCCTCTGTAGAAAATCAAAAAATAACAAAAAAGACCATTTATAGAGTAATGGGACCTGTATGGGAAGCGAATCATATTTGGATTATCATTGTGATTGTTATTTTATGGGTAGGTTTTCCTCAATATTATAATATCATGGTGGTGCATCTGCATATTCCATTAACAATGATGTTGTTGGGAGTGACGTTGAGGGGAGTGGCCTTTGTATTTAGGCACTATGATGCCATTGTGGATGACTCACAGAAATTATACGATACACTATTTAAAATATCCAGTTTTATTACTCCTATGTTTTTAGGGATGATTTTCGGAGGGCTGGTTAGTGGGGATATTCATTTAGAGGCAGTAAATGCAACTACAAGTTTTTACGATGTTTTTATCCAGCCATGGAGTTCCATATTCAGTATTCTGATAGGAATGTTTTTTACTGCTTTATGTGCTTTTTTATCAGCTGTGTTATTAATAGGAGAGTCAGAGCAGGAAGGAAAGAAGATGTATGTGAGAAAAGCCATGATCGCTACAGCTGTTGTTTTTCTGGTAGGAGGGTTGGTATTTGGGTATGGGATTTATTTTGAGTACACATTTATTGTAAAAATAATTCAAACCCCATTTGCTATAGCACTACTCGGGATATCAGGAATATTACTTGTACCGATGTGGTTTCTGATAAAAGGAGGAAATGTAATCTGGAGCCGATTTTTTGCCGGACTACAGGTGTTTTTAATTTTATTAGCTGCATTTATAGCCCATTTTCCTCATATAATATTAGTTGATGGATCAAGTGTTAGTTTATTAGAAAAGATAGCGCCGGATAGCGTAATTTCTACCTTAGCAATTACTTTGTTAATTGCCGGTCTAATTGTTTTACCTGGATTATTCCATTTGCTAAAATCTTTTAAGATGATTAAAATTCTAGAGAAAAATAACCCTTAG
- a CDS encoding TonB-dependent receptor, with protein sequence MKYYVILLSMLYCSISSIYGQKTTLKGQITAGGQELAYAVIQVNGTDFSTGTSANEHGEYQLALAEGHYKLTIALMGYTTLYTNVQIKNSESITKNFDLTPDRLNLEQVVVSATRNRVNRKKAPVVVNVLSPKLLTATQSIALADGLNYAPGVRVETNCQNCGFTQVRLNGLDGSYTQVLVNSRAVFSALNSVYGLEQIPTNIIDRVEVVRSGGSALYGSNAIAGTVNIITKDPVLNSWEIGTNLSLIDGKAPDRTVTFNSSMVSDDLMSGITLFGTYRDREEFDANGDGFTEITTLTNNTFGAKAYLKPNERSRLSLDITSLKEFRRGGDQLDIAPHFTDITEQLDHTTFLGGIAYDLQNKKLTNKFSIYSSAQYTNRDSFYGGLGGERTAQDSILASNSYGNTKDLAIVSGIQFTQNFSNEDILTAGIEYNISDTEDAIAGYNRLIDQNVKTIGTYAQYEWKPTEQFTALVGTRLDNVKVEGDYNIGGISRTVSVDQTVLSPRITLSYQISNALKFRGGYARGFRSPQAFNEDLHISSVGGEPQFVILSENLSTEFSNAYTGSLNYSKNFNKVQTDFLVEGFFTELKDPFTLVSTGAALPNGSILEEVRNGSGATVYGSNIEIGVSPSKKWQFQIGGTYQQSKYKETQLLFETDGSVPGETNISVDKFIRNPETYGYFNLSWIPLEDLNIDFTGTYTGTMTVPHVISDSGFMELVESDSFYDLNLKLEYHIDITNDFQLTFSGGVKNMFNSYQDDFDTGASRDSDYIYGPAAPRTFFFGIKFGKMH encoded by the coding sequence ATGAAATATTACGTTATACTCTTAAGTATGCTCTATTGTTCCATATCTTCTATATACGGTCAAAAGACCACCCTAAAGGGTCAAATTACCGCTGGCGGTCAAGAATTAGCTTATGCCGTTATTCAAGTTAACGGAACAGACTTTTCTACAGGAACATCGGCTAATGAACATGGGGAATACCAACTAGCATTAGCGGAAGGACACTATAAACTAACAATTGCACTCATGGGATACACTACATTATATACCAATGTGCAAATAAAAAATAGTGAAAGTATTACCAAGAACTTTGACTTAACTCCGGATCGTTTAAACCTGGAACAGGTAGTCGTAAGTGCCACCCGAAATCGGGTTAATCGAAAAAAAGCTCCTGTAGTTGTCAATGTTCTTAGTCCTAAACTATTAACTGCCACACAGTCTATAGCCTTAGCAGATGGATTGAATTACGCCCCTGGTGTTCGGGTAGAAACCAATTGTCAAAACTGTGGTTTTACCCAGGTTCGACTTAATGGGCTGGACGGAAGCTATACACAGGTCTTAGTGAATAGTAGAGCTGTATTCAGTGCCTTAAATAGCGTCTATGGACTAGAGCAAATTCCTACTAATATTATAGACCGCGTAGAAGTTGTGCGTAGTGGAGGGTCTGCTTTGTATGGCTCTAATGCCATTGCAGGTACCGTAAATATCATTACCAAAGACCCAGTATTAAATTCCTGGGAAATAGGTACCAATCTAAGCTTAATCGATGGAAAAGCCCCGGATCGTACAGTGACTTTTAATTCTTCAATGGTTAGCGATGACCTCATGAGCGGTATCACCCTTTTCGGGACCTATAGAGACCGGGAAGAATTTGATGCCAATGGAGATGGTTTTACTGAAATAACCACGTTAACGAATAATACATTTGGAGCAAAAGCTTATTTAAAACCAAATGAAAGAAGCCGACTCTCGCTGGATATAACTTCTCTAAAAGAATTTAGAAGAGGTGGGGATCAACTCGATATAGCTCCTCATTTTACAGATATTACAGAACAATTAGATCATACTACCTTCCTAGGAGGTATTGCATATGATCTTCAGAATAAGAAATTAACAAACAAATTCTCTATATATTCTTCTGCGCAGTACACGAACAGAGATAGCTTTTACGGAGGTCTGGGAGGCGAAAGAACTGCACAAGACAGTATCTTAGCGAGTAATTCTTATGGAAACACCAAAGATTTAGCTATTGTTAGCGGGATTCAGTTTACTCAAAATTTCAGTAATGAAGATATTCTTACTGCTGGAATAGAGTACAATATCAGTGATACAGAAGATGCTATTGCAGGATACAACCGGTTAATTGATCAAAATGTAAAAACAATTGGTACTTATGCACAATATGAGTGGAAGCCTACAGAGCAATTCACCGCTCTTGTTGGAACACGTTTGGACAATGTGAAGGTAGAAGGAGATTACAACATCGGAGGAATCTCCCGAACGGTTTCCGTAGACCAAACTGTGCTAAGCCCTAGAATAACACTTTCCTATCAAATCAGCAATGCATTAAAGTTCAGAGGAGGGTATGCCAGAGGTTTTAGGTCTCCGCAAGCGTTTAATGAAGACCTTCATATTTCTTCTGTAGGAGGTGAACCACAATTTGTTATACTATCGGAAAATCTGTCTACAGAATTTTCTAATGCGTATACGGGATCTTTGAATTACAGCAAAAACTTTAATAAGGTACAAACGGACTTTCTCGTAGAAGGTTTTTTTACTGAATTAAAAGATCCATTTACCCTTGTTAGTACAGGTGCTGCATTACCTAATGGATCTATCCTTGAGGAGGTGAGAAATGGATCAGGTGCCACTGTATACGGTTCTAATATTGAAATTGGGGTTTCTCCTTCAAAAAAATGGCAATTTCAGATTGGAGGAACTTATCAGCAATCAAAATATAAAGAAACACAATTGCTTTTTGAAACAGATGGAAGTGTCCCGGGAGAAACGAACATCAGTGTGGATAAATTCATCAGAAATCCAGAAACCTATGGATATTTTAATCTTTCCTGGATTCCATTAGAAGATTTGAATATTGATTTTACAGGAACATATACTGGTACCATGACTGTTCCTCATGTAATTAGTGACTCTGGGTTTATGGAGCTTGTAGAAAGTGATTCTTTTTATGATCTGAATCTAAAATTAGAATACCATATAGATATTACAAATGATTTTCAGCTAACTTTTAGTGGAGGAGTTAAAAATATGTTTAATAGTTATCAGGATGATTTTGATACTGGAGCAAGTAGGGATTCTGATTATATTTACGGTCCTGCGGCTCCCAGAACTTTCTTTTTTGGTATAAAATTTGGTAAAATGCATTAA